Part of the Capsicum annuum cultivar UCD-10X-F1 chromosome 12, UCD10Xv1.1, whole genome shotgun sequence genome is shown below.
ACCTAAGAATTTGACTATAAAGGCTGTTTTTGTGTTTGGAGATTCCATTGTTGATCAAggtaataacaacaatataacaACAATAGTCAAGTGTAATTTCCCACCTTATGGGAAGGATTTTGTTGATGGAAAGCCAACTGGAAGATTTACCAATGCCAAAACACCAGCAGATTTGATAGGtatgtatgtatctatatatGTTCTTTCCGTGGCGGAGTTAGAATTTTTACTAAAGAGGTTTAGAAGAAAACATACGAACTAGCCGAAGGGGGCAATGTcaactatatataaataaaaaggtaattttaaccatgtataaatagtataattttccattGAAGGGGGTTCAGATGATTCCTGGAGCTaaaggtggctccgcccctgTGTCCATTATCTTAAGTACTTGTGTTTGCCATTttgtgtttctttcttttttccttagtagTGCGTCATACGGAATCTGATATTGTAAGCGAAAagtcagatgacaaagaaaaactataaaaaagACTTTATGGTAGGATTTGGAATTGGTCAAGTGATGCATTATATGAATTATGATAATACTAATCTAAACATATTCTAAAGATATTGAGAGAAGAAATCTCtcctaaaaataaactatttgaacGACTATATTATGCATGTTATTGTAGAAATCTCTCctaaataaactgtctgaacgaTTATATTAAGCATGTTATTGTGTTTTATGGGAAAGAAACAGTATTCAATTTATAGAAGTTTTAAACTTTTTATCCAAGAAAGCATATTCCAAATAAGGTAGAAAATTTAGGACAAATTCGTGATTTCATTTGAACTCATTACTTTCGATTTGAACTATATatctatatgaaaaaaatgtTTGGTGGGATggaaaattttttttctaaacaaTAATTTCACAGAAATAAGTACTCCacttttttagtatttattttttatgtttgataaGTAAATCAAAAATAGTTGTCCCAAACTTATTTGTAtagaatttagaaaaataataaagctaAGTGGGGTCAATAGGGGCGGAGGAGTGAGATGAAGCTAAAATTTAAAGCTTATAAATTAGTTTTAGTCCTTTCAAATTATTGGGTCATTTAACTAATTGTTTCTTTATCATTACTGTACAATTTGTGTTgggattaaaaataattattttttttgacttGATTCTAATTAATATTCATATATCAGTGGATGAATTAGGAATTAAAGAGTTAATGCCAGCTTATCTTGACCCCAATTTACAAGCTGAAGATCTTAAAACTGGAGTAAGCTTTGCCTCAGGAGCTTGTGGATATGACCCCCTAACAGCTATCTCTGCGGTAAATATTATTTCATTCTTAATTTTACGTTTTTTTTTCCTTACAAGCGGTTCAAAAGATATTTACAtaatcaaatcatttgaaaacaaaCAACATTTAAGTGGTCTATACTTGAGAAAATGACAAAATGGTCCCTTATCTTTAGTTTGGTGATAGATAAAATAATCTCCTAAGTATCTGAACAATTTTGATCCTTTAAGTTTATCAAAGATGAACATTTTCTTTGCTCTGTCAAATACTTCTTACCAAACTCGGATTGTTACGTTtggttaaaatttaatttttcaaaaattcagaaataccaaaaatttccatcaaaaaatctagaaatcaCGACGTAAAAAACTACccaaacacaaaatataaataaaaaataacaaaattgcaCCATACTCTTGAAAgagaccaaaatcataaatattattgCAAAATCTATACTTTCAAATTCGAGTTCCCGCTAGATATCTTCTATTTTTACAATTCtgattaaatttttataattaaagtttgataaatatttaaTGAAGACAACAAAAGCtcatttttagtaaatttaaaggATCAAAATACGACaataatatttaagaaactaTTTAAAACCATAGATAAAAgacaatttttgttattttcttgtcTATACATAGTTTAATGAAACGATGAGCACCTTTCTATTTTTAAGCAAATCCGCTATATATATATGGGTGAGCTATCTAGGGATATatagtttatttatatataataaaaatgaaactcaaaataaaaaaatattagtaaaagaTTATATCTCATCTTACCAACCCTATTGAGGCGTAAAAAATATCACATTTTAACCTATATAAGTTAATCCAATTGAGGAgtaaaaatcatcttttcaaccTATGTAAGATAATCCTATGAAGGCATAAAAAATATCACCTTTTCAACCTATGTTAAACATGTACAGTAATTCTTTTTATACCGTCAATTGATGAAAACTCATGTTCATCTTTTATTGCAATAGTATGATCAACTTTGTACGTttataaatatcattattttctaattattttttttatggatgaAAATTTTCAGCAAGTAATACCACTATCaacacaactaaattattttcaagaatatGTTGGGAAGCTAAAGGGATTGGTTGGAGAAAAAGAAGCCAGCTACATACTAAACAACAGTCTACACTTCGTTGTAGCAGGCAGCAATGACATTGCCAACACCTATTACACCATTGGATTTCGTCAGAAACAGTATGATATTGACTCATATACTGATATGATGGTGGATGAAGCTGCAGATTTTATCCAAGTATGTGtatgaataatttataatttatgataCGTATAACTTCATCTGCATGTCATGGTATATGAGATAAGAATCATGTCTTACCCACCCAGTGTACTTGTTGAATCATATGTGACATGCATGAATGGTGTAAGGACTACGCACCCAGCTTTCTTCGATATGGACCAAGTGATATTAAGTTCTCCAAGAAGAATGTGTCCTAAGACAAGTTTTATAGTAAACTTACTTTCATGTTACTAGATCTTTATGCCCTTGGCGTCTTttctgaggtttgccccaccatCGCACTTGGGCTGATACAACCTGTAACAGCCCAAGTGCATTGCCAATATGAAAGGTATTGACCGTTTTGGCTCTACTCCTTTAGACCACCTTAAAGCTTTTGGTCTTCACAACGTTGTCCTGTTGGACTATAATGCGAAAGATCCAAAAGACGTCTTGacagttgaatcttgaactcATTCTTACCATTTATCCACTAATTCACATTACTATATGCAGCTTGTGTCATCACATCAACTTATATTACTATAGTTGAGTTAATTCATTTGTAACCTTTTTAATATTGGAAGGATTTGTACAAGATGGGAGCNNNNNNNNNNNNNNNNNNNNNNNNNNNNNNNNNNNNNNNNNNNNNNNNNNNNNNNNNNNNNNNNNNNNNNNNNNNNNNNNNNNNNNNNNNNNNNNNNNNNNNNNNNNNNNNNNNNNNNNNNNNNNNNNNNNNNNNNNNNNNNNNNNNNNNNNNNNNNNNNNNNNNNNNNNNNNNNNNNNNNNNNNNNNNNNNNNNNNNNNNNNNNNNNNNNNNNNNNNNNNNNNNNNNNNNNNNNNNNNNNNNNNNNNNNNNNNNNNNNNNNNNNNNNNNNNNNNNNNNNNNNNNNNNNNNNNNNNNNNNNNNNNNNNNNNNNNNNNNNNNNNNNNNNNNNNNNNNNNNNNNNNNNNNNNNNNNNNNNNNNNNNNNNNNNNNNNNNNNNNNNNNNNNNNNNNNNNNNNNNNNNNNNNNNNNNNNNNNNNNNNNNNNNNNNNNNNNNNNNNNNNNNNNNNNNNNNNNNNNNNNNNNNNNNNNNNNNNNNNNNNNNNNNNNNNNNNNNNNNNNNNNNNNNNNNNNNNNNNNNNNNNNNNNNNNNNNNNNNNNNNNNNNNNNNNNNNNNNNNNNNNNNNNNNNNNNNNNNNNNNNNNNNNNNNNNNNNNNNNNNNNNNNNNNNNNNNNNNNNNNNNNNNNNNNNNNNNNNNNNNNNNNNNNNNNNNNNNNNNNNNNNNNNNNNNNNNNNNNNNNNNNNNNNNNNNNNNNNNNNNNNNNNNNNNNNNNNNNNNNNNNNNNNNNNNNNNNNNNNNNNNNNNNNNNNNNNNNNNNNNNNNNNNNNNNNNNNNNNNNNNNNNNNNNNNNNNNNNNNNNNNNNNNNNNNNNNNNNNNNNNNNNNNNNNNNNNNNNNNNNNNNNNNNNNNNNNNNNNNNNNNNNNNNNNNNNNNNNNNNNNNNNNNNNNNNNNNNNNNNNNNNNNNNNNNNNNNNNNNNNNNNNNNNNNNNNNNNNNNNNNNNNNNNNNNNNNNNNNNNNNNNNNNNNNNNNNNNNNNNNNNNNNNNNNNNNNNNNNNNNNNNNNNNNNNNNNNNNNNNNNNNNNNNNNNNNNNNNNNNNNNNNNNNNNNNNNNNNNNNNNNNNNNNNNNNNNNNNNNNNNNNNNNNNNNNNNNNNNNNNNNNNNNNNNNNNNNNNNNNNNNNNNNNNNNNNNNNNNNNNNNNNNNNNNNNNNNNNNNNNNNNNNNNNNNNNNNNNNNNNNNNNNNNNNNNNNNNNNNNNNNNNNNNNNNNNNNNNNNNNNNNNNNNNNNNNNNNNNNNNNNNNNNNNNNNNNNNNNNNNNNNNNNNNNNNNNNNNNNNNNNNNNNNNNNNNNNNNNNNNNNNNNNNNNNNNNNNNNNNNNNNNNNNNNNNNNNNNNNNNNNNNNNNNNNNNNNNNNNNNNNNNNNNNNNNNNNNNNNNNNNNNNNNNNNNNNNNNNNNNNNNNNNNNNNNNNNNNNNNNNNNNNNNNNNNNNNNNNNNNNNNNNNNNNNNNNNNNNNNNNNNNNNNNNNNNNNNNNNNNNNNNNNNNNNNNNNNNNNNNNNNNNNNNNNNNNNNNNNNNNNNNNNNNNNNNNNNNNNNNNNNNNNNNNNNNNNNNNNNNNNNNNNNNNNNNNNNNNNNNNNNNNNNNNNNNNNNNNNNNNNNNNNNNNNNNNNNNNNNNNNNNNNNNNNNNNNNNNNNNNNNNNNNNNNNNNNNNNNNNNNNNNNNNNNNNNNNNNNNNNNNNNNNNNNNNNNNNNNNNNNNNNNNNNNNNNNNNNNNNNNNNNNNNNNNNNNNNNNNNNNNNNNNNNNNNNNNNNNNNNNNNNNNNNNNNNNNNNNNNNNNNNNNNNNNNNNNNNNNNNNNNNNNNNNNNNNNNNNNNNNNNNNNNNNNNNNNNNNNNNNNNNNNNNNNNNNNNNNNNNNNNNNNNNNNNNNNNNNNNNNNNNNNNNNNNNNNNNNNNNNNNNNNNNNNNNNNNNNNNNNNNNNNNNNNNNNNNNNNNNNNNNNNNNNNNNNNNNNNNNNNNNNNNNNNNNNNNNNNNNNNNNNNNNNNNNNNNNNNNNNNNNNNNNNNNNNNNNNNNNNNNNNNNNNNNNNNNNNNNNNNNNNNNNNNNNNNNNNNNNNNNNNNNNNNNNNNNNNNNNNNNNNNNNNNNNNNNNNNNNNNNNNNNNNNNNNNNNNNNNNNNNNNNNNNNNNNNNNNNNNNNNNNNNNNNNNNNNNNNNNNNNNNNNNNNNNNNNNNNNNNNNNNNNNNNNNNNNNNNNNNNNNNNNNNNNNNNNNNNNNNNNNNNNNNNNNNNNNNNNNNNNNNNNNNNNNNNNNNNNNNNNNNNNNNNNNNNNNNNNNNNNNNNNNNNNNNNNNNNNNNNNNNNNNNNNNNNNNNNNNNNNNNNNNNNNNNNNNNNNNNNNNNNNNNNNNNNNNNNNNNNNNNNNNNNNNNNNNNNNNNNNNNNNNNNNNNNNNNNNNNNNNNNNNNNNNNNNNNNNNNNNNNNNNNNNNNNNNNNNNNNNNNNNNNNNNNNNNNNNNNNNNNNNNNNNNNNNNNNNNNNNNNNNNNNNNNNNNNNNNNNNNNNNNNNNNNNNNNNNNNNNNNNNNNNNNNNNNNNNNNNNNNNNNNNNNNNNNNNNNNNNNNNNNNNNNNNNNNNNNNNNNNNNNNNNNNNNNNNNNNNNNNNNNNNNNNNNNNNNNNNNNNNNNNNNNNNNNNNNNNNNNNNNNNNNNNNNNNNNNNNNNNNNNNNNNNNNNNNNNNNNNNNNNNNNNNNNNNNNNNNNNNNNNNNNNNNNNNNNNNNNNNNNNNNNNNNNNNNNNNNNNNNNNNNNNNNNNNNNNNNNNNNNNNNNNNNNNNNNNNNNNNNNNNNNNNNNNNNNNNNNNNNNNNNNNNNNNNNNNNNNNNNNNNNNNNNNNNNNNNNNNNNNNNNNNNNNNNNNNNNNNNNNNNNNNNNNNNNNNNNNNNNNNNNNNNNNNNNNNNNNNNNNNNNNNNNNNNNNNNNNNNNNNNNNNNNNNNNNNNNNNNNNNNNNNNNNNNNNNNNNNNNNNNNNNNNNNNNNNNNNNNNNNNNNNNNNNNTGAAAAAAATTTAGACAGgccttatataagatgtcaaattaatttaaaacttcaatagtttgtttatcattttttttgtttattttatcttttttattaaatattgttaatttttttaataattaaatgaattatagtaattgattagggatgaaatgataaaattatggttgaagcaactgaagcagacatgtcataaatgtgtattttattttttgttaaatattatgaattttttatacttaaatgacatataataattaattaggggtgatatagtaaaatcacagtttaatgcttaaatgacctatagtaattaattagggatgaaataataaaattacggttgaaacagctaaagcagacatgtcatgaatatctattttatattttagttaaatattattaattttttaatacttaaatgacatataataattaattagaggtgatatggtaaaattacggAGGAAGCAGACATGGGGACCGCGTAGTCGTATATTAGAATATCTTCTATTATAGTTGACGAATAAGTGAActctttaatatattttttcacgGTTAAATCAGGTTCCTGTATTTATACGTGAATTGAATACTTCCTCCCTCCCAAATTACctatcccaaattttctaatttaatttctcattttacttattttttttcattaatcaagaagaaattaattttttttttcatgttttaccctttgcattaattattttttcttcaaattaaaatataaacataatttaataggggtactatgataaattagacatattattaattatttttcttaattaatatgtTATCTTAATTTGGGACGGttaatttgggatggagggaatatctacttatttttatttatttctttttttgtttcatttgtATTACTCCTCTTTGTCACATAAATACAGAATACGGTTGGCAAGAATTAATTAATGCCATACTTTTCTGTGCCTTGAACGGTGGTTTCTTAGGttatttagaaaattttgaatatttaaaaattagatttattCATTATGACTTTTAT
Proteins encoded:
- the LOC107849656 gene encoding GDSL esterase/lipase EXL3 (The sequence of the model RefSeq protein was modified relative to this genomic sequence to represent the inferred CDS: added 433 bases not found in genome assembly), with translation MLCCSSILSLHVMFLFYVILLCEGKTQLPKNLTIKAVFVFGDSIVDQGNNNNITTIVKCNFPPYGKDFVDGKPTGRFTNAKTPADLIVDELGIKELMPAYLDPNLQAEDLKTGVSFASGACGYDPLTAISAQVIPLSTQLNYFQEYVGKLKGLVGEKEASYILNNSLHFVVAGSNDIANTYYTIGFRQKQYDIDSYTDMMVDEAADFIQDLYKMGARKIGVFGIPPVGCLPFQRTLSGGIARICVEEYNQAAQLANAKLSAAINGTLTKKLPQSKLVFIDIYDPMLDLIVNPDKYGFEVVDKGCCGTGSIEVVILCNRYMSSTCEDDTKYLFWDSYHPSERGYRILVDQMVKKYINSFT